In Sphaeramia orbicularis chromosome 14, fSphaOr1.1, whole genome shotgun sequence, the following are encoded in one genomic region:
- the cchcr1 gene encoding coiled-coil alpha-helical rod protein 1 isoform X1, producing MEKHNLGKERLVVPTDFITPAVSGNVQRDLVPPSHFATSVHSTTRGVKMPVTAPPISWTNSGKAAVPPADPSHNNPWFAITQAQQEILELRKENQRIMMLQAESIRERSPADHVPVFRERAADRSEKWMSEWCLETEKHKAEAERLKGQVEAIKETADRHRDEMRDKDSIMNRQVRELEALREELCKTRSDLGQVREELSHSNAQQDKIRSQLENLNRDSSAEIAKLRRDAERSKEEVQALRLKADMSRKQAEEAAKQQILRLSEQLEDLQKNQEVELQQLNTSHCAELDAARKANNELQARLQSMASEVLQLKSSLIDASTERDGLKEHLSQIGQAFETQSATLQSLRNYIGQLAPEKGEKERLNEAVERLNKEKAALQMTTELLTIRLNSVNEILALQEEKMVKKTLTDPLVKNGSESLQVLQLWREKVFKLCVQLRSKDIELRSEKEELLSRVRSIEQQLQQEQHRATVLKHSLDDRIAELDLEKVEKETLKQDLALAQKENSQLKSQGQKAEDELATLKEAVQRFSLAFESKVAEVNAAQARLNIATQRLTFAKRQVETVQVLIMRRVALQKVQQASKQAEQAADSIRNLQTELSLVCEERDKLTQELKRTPELIEKALADLKEQYESRTMQQQQELEQSWMEVRQAVAGREEAQQSLQQIQAQLEESRVNLEKLRSELFSQQEHSEQALQERVSEIEQCCAEKLREMEVQVNTARREHTKAVMTLRHFERQAAKKQDHIKETEQREYTKREVQNKQLRDMEKDTNRLLVSGSESILMNDYTRTHTTAAQNSAVLREQGGNPSQRRSAGTKVQLPAGEQLMSVLEELQTLSATVVNSSEDSAEEEGQASTADLHS from the exons ATGGAGAAACACAACTTGGGAAAAGAAAGGCTCGTTGTACCCACGGATTTCATCACACCGGCGGTTTCGG GCAATGTCCAAAGAGATCTGGTCCCCCCATCACATTTTGCAACCAGTGTTCACTCCACTACTAGAGGAGTTAAGATGCCAGTAACAGCACCACCCATTTCCTGGACAAACTCCGGTAAAGCAGCTGTACCACCTGCGGATCCCAGCCACAATAATCCATGGTTCGCCATCACTCAAGCTCAGCAGGAAATCTTGGAGCTGAGGAAGGAAAATCAGAGGATCATGATGTTACAAGCAGAAAGTATAAGAGAACGGAGCCCTGCAGATCATGTGCCAGTTTTTAGAGAAAG GGCTGCAGATAGAAGTGAAAAGTGGATGTCTGAGTGGTGTCTGGAAACAGAGAAGCATAAGGCTGAAGCAGAGAGGTTAAAGGGGCAGGTGGAGGCTATAAaagaaacagcagacagacacagGGATGAGATGAGAGACAAAGACAGCATCATGAACAG ACAAGTCCGTGAGTTGGAAGCTCTGCGTGAGGAGCTGTGTAAGACCAGAAGTGATCTCGGCCAAGTCAGAGAGGAGCTCTCTCACAGCAATGCACAGCAGGACAAAATAAGATCACAG CTTGAAAATCTAAACAGAGACTCAAGTGCAGAAATTGCAAAGCTGAGGAGGGATGCAGAGCGAAGCAAAGAGGAAGTCCAGGCGCTCCGTCTGAAGGCAGATATGAGCAGAAAACAGGCTGAGGAAGCAGCCAAGCAACAGATCCTCAGACTGTCAGAGCAACTAGAGGACCTGCAAAAGAATCAGGAGGTGGAG CTGCAACAGTTGAATACCTCCCACTGTGCAGAGCTGGATGCAGCTAGAAAAGCAAACAATGAACTACAGGCCCGGCTTCAATCAATGGCTTCAGAAGTGTTGCAGCTGAAAAGCAGTCTGATAGATGCATCTACTGAGAGAGATGGGCTGAAAGAACATTTGAG tcaaATTGGACAAGCGTTTGAGACACAATCTGCAACACTGCAAAGCCTTAGAAATTACATCGGCCAACTTGCCCCAGAGAAAGGAGAGAAGGAGCGACTAAATGAAGCTGTTGAG AGGCTTAACAAAGAGAAAGCAGCACTTCAGATGACCACAGAGCTGTTGACGATCAGACTTAACTCTGTCAATGAAATACTAGCCCTCCAGGAGGAGAAAATGGTAAAGAAG ACCTTGACAGACCCACTTGTGAAGAATGGATCTGAAAGCCTTCAAGTGCTTCAGCTCTGGAGAGAAAAGGTCTTCAAGTTGTGTGTCCAGCTTCGCTCAAAGGACATTGAACTAAGAAGCGAAAAAGAAGAACTTCTTTCAAGA GTTAGATCCATAGAGCAGCAGCTTCAGCAGGAGCAGCACCGGGCCACTGTACTCAAACACAGTCTGGATGACAGGATAGCTGAGCTAGACCTGGAGAAAGTGGAAAAGGAG ACGTTAAAGCAGGATTTGGCCTTGGCTCAAAAAGAAAACTCTCAGCTGAAGTCACAGGGGCAAAAAGCTGAGGATGAGCTAGCAACACTGAAGGAAGCAGTGCAAAG GTTCAGTTTGGCATTTGAAAGTAAAGTGGCAGAGGTGAACGCAGCTCAGGCAAGACTCAACATTGCTACCCAGCGGCTAACCTTTGCTAAAAGACAAGTGGAGACAGTCCAAG TGCTGATCATGCGGAGGGTAGCACTTCAGAAAGTGCAGCAGGCGAGTAAACAGGCCGAACAGGCTGCTGACAG CATCAGAAACCTCCAGACAGAACTCAGTTTGGTGTGTGAAGAGAGAGACAAGCTTACACAGGAACTGAAAAGAACCCCGGAGCTTATTGAGAAAGCTCTGGCTGATCTGAAAGAACAGT ACGAGAGCCGTAcgatgcagcagcagcaggagctgGAGCAGAGCTGGATGGAGGTCCGGCAGGCTGTTGCTGGCAGAGAGGAGGCCCAGCAGAGCCTGCAGCAGATTCAAGCCCAGCTGGAGGAGAGCAGGGTCAACCTGGAGAAACTCCGATCTGAGCTGTTCAGCCAGCAAGAGCACAGTGAACAAG ccCTGCAGGAGAGAGTGTCTGAGATCGAGCAATGCTGTGCTGAGAAGCTGAGAGAGATGGAGGTTCAAGTCAACACTGCCAGGAGAGAGCACACCAAAGCAG TAATGACTTTGCGGCACTTTGAGAGACAGGCAGCAAAGAAACAGGACCATATAAAAGAAACTGAACAAAGGGAGTATACAAAGAGGGAGGTACAGAACAAACAACTGAGAGACATGGAGAAGGACACAAATCGACTTTTGGTGAG TGGTTCTGAGAGCATCCTGATGAATGACTATACCAGAACTCACACAACAGCCGCACAAAACTCTGCTGTTCTCAGGGAACAAGGAGGAAACCCTTCACAGCGAAGGTCTGCAGGGACAAAGGTCCAATTGCCTGCAGGTG AGCAACTCATGTCAGTGTTGGAGGAGCTTCAGACTTTGAGTGCTACAGTGGTGAACAGCTCTGAAGATTCTGCAGAGGAGGAGGGGCAGGCGTCGACAGCCGACCTGCACAGCTGA
- the cchcr1 gene encoding coiled-coil alpha-helical rod protein 1 isoform X3 produces the protein MEKHNLGKERLVVPTDFITPAVSGNVQRDLVPPSHFATSVHSTTRGVKMPVTAPPISWTNSGKAAVPPADPSHNNPWFAITQAQQEILELRKENQRIMMLQAESIRERSPADHVPVFRERAADRSEKWMSEWCLETEKHKAEAERLKGQVEAIKETADRHRDEMRDKDSIMNRQVRELEALREELCKTRSDLGQVREELSHSNAQQDKIRSQLENLNRDSSAEIAKLRRDAERSKEEVQALRLKADMSRKQAEEAAKQQILRLSEQLEDLQKNQEVELQQLNTSHCAELDAARKANNELQARLQSMASEVLQLKSSLIDASTERDGLKEHLSQIGQAFETQSATLQSLRNYIGQLAPEKGEKERLNEAVERLNKEKAALQMTTELLTIRLNSVNEILALQEEKMTLTDPLVKNGSESLQVLQLWREKVFKLCVQLRSKDIELRSEKEELLSRVRSIEQQLQQEQHRATVLKHSLDDRIAELDLEKVEKETLKQDLALAQKENSQLKSQGQKAEDELATLKEAVQRFSLAFESKVAEVNAAQARLNIATQRLTFAKRQVETVQVLIMRRVALQKVQQASKQAEQAADSIRNLQTELSLVCEERDKLTQELKRTPELIEKALADLKEQYESRTMQQQQELEQSWMEVRQAVAGREEAQQSLQQIQAQLEESRVNLEKLRSELFSQQEHSEQALQERVSEIEQCCAEKLREMEVQVNTARREHTKAVMTLRHFERQAAKKQDHIKETEQREYTKREVQNKQLRDMEKDTNRLLVSGSESILMNDYTRTHTTAAQNSAVLREQGGNPSQRRSAGTKVQLPAGEQLMSVLEELQTLSATVVNSSEDSAEEEGQASTADLHS, from the exons ATGGAGAAACACAACTTGGGAAAAGAAAGGCTCGTTGTACCCACGGATTTCATCACACCGGCGGTTTCGG GCAATGTCCAAAGAGATCTGGTCCCCCCATCACATTTTGCAACCAGTGTTCACTCCACTACTAGAGGAGTTAAGATGCCAGTAACAGCACCACCCATTTCCTGGACAAACTCCGGTAAAGCAGCTGTACCACCTGCGGATCCCAGCCACAATAATCCATGGTTCGCCATCACTCAAGCTCAGCAGGAAATCTTGGAGCTGAGGAAGGAAAATCAGAGGATCATGATGTTACAAGCAGAAAGTATAAGAGAACGGAGCCCTGCAGATCATGTGCCAGTTTTTAGAGAAAG GGCTGCAGATAGAAGTGAAAAGTGGATGTCTGAGTGGTGTCTGGAAACAGAGAAGCATAAGGCTGAAGCAGAGAGGTTAAAGGGGCAGGTGGAGGCTATAAaagaaacagcagacagacacagGGATGAGATGAGAGACAAAGACAGCATCATGAACAG ACAAGTCCGTGAGTTGGAAGCTCTGCGTGAGGAGCTGTGTAAGACCAGAAGTGATCTCGGCCAAGTCAGAGAGGAGCTCTCTCACAGCAATGCACAGCAGGACAAAATAAGATCACAG CTTGAAAATCTAAACAGAGACTCAAGTGCAGAAATTGCAAAGCTGAGGAGGGATGCAGAGCGAAGCAAAGAGGAAGTCCAGGCGCTCCGTCTGAAGGCAGATATGAGCAGAAAACAGGCTGAGGAAGCAGCCAAGCAACAGATCCTCAGACTGTCAGAGCAACTAGAGGACCTGCAAAAGAATCAGGAGGTGGAG CTGCAACAGTTGAATACCTCCCACTGTGCAGAGCTGGATGCAGCTAGAAAAGCAAACAATGAACTACAGGCCCGGCTTCAATCAATGGCTTCAGAAGTGTTGCAGCTGAAAAGCAGTCTGATAGATGCATCTACTGAGAGAGATGGGCTGAAAGAACATTTGAG tcaaATTGGACAAGCGTTTGAGACACAATCTGCAACACTGCAAAGCCTTAGAAATTACATCGGCCAACTTGCCCCAGAGAAAGGAGAGAAGGAGCGACTAAATGAAGCTGTTGAG AGGCTTAACAAAGAGAAAGCAGCACTTCAGATGACCACAGAGCTGTTGACGATCAGACTTAACTCTGTCAATGAAATACTAGCCCTCCAGGAGGAGAAAATG ACCTTGACAGACCCACTTGTGAAGAATGGATCTGAAAGCCTTCAAGTGCTTCAGCTCTGGAGAGAAAAGGTCTTCAAGTTGTGTGTCCAGCTTCGCTCAAAGGACATTGAACTAAGAAGCGAAAAAGAAGAACTTCTTTCAAGA GTTAGATCCATAGAGCAGCAGCTTCAGCAGGAGCAGCACCGGGCCACTGTACTCAAACACAGTCTGGATGACAGGATAGCTGAGCTAGACCTGGAGAAAGTGGAAAAGGAG ACGTTAAAGCAGGATTTGGCCTTGGCTCAAAAAGAAAACTCTCAGCTGAAGTCACAGGGGCAAAAAGCTGAGGATGAGCTAGCAACACTGAAGGAAGCAGTGCAAAG GTTCAGTTTGGCATTTGAAAGTAAAGTGGCAGAGGTGAACGCAGCTCAGGCAAGACTCAACATTGCTACCCAGCGGCTAACCTTTGCTAAAAGACAAGTGGAGACAGTCCAAG TGCTGATCATGCGGAGGGTAGCACTTCAGAAAGTGCAGCAGGCGAGTAAACAGGCCGAACAGGCTGCTGACAG CATCAGAAACCTCCAGACAGAACTCAGTTTGGTGTGTGAAGAGAGAGACAAGCTTACACAGGAACTGAAAAGAACCCCGGAGCTTATTGAGAAAGCTCTGGCTGATCTGAAAGAACAGT ACGAGAGCCGTAcgatgcagcagcagcaggagctgGAGCAGAGCTGGATGGAGGTCCGGCAGGCTGTTGCTGGCAGAGAGGAGGCCCAGCAGAGCCTGCAGCAGATTCAAGCCCAGCTGGAGGAGAGCAGGGTCAACCTGGAGAAACTCCGATCTGAGCTGTTCAGCCAGCAAGAGCACAGTGAACAAG ccCTGCAGGAGAGAGTGTCTGAGATCGAGCAATGCTGTGCTGAGAAGCTGAGAGAGATGGAGGTTCAAGTCAACACTGCCAGGAGAGAGCACACCAAAGCAG TAATGACTTTGCGGCACTTTGAGAGACAGGCAGCAAAGAAACAGGACCATATAAAAGAAACTGAACAAAGGGAGTATACAAAGAGGGAGGTACAGAACAAACAACTGAGAGACATGGAGAAGGACACAAATCGACTTTTGGTGAG TGGTTCTGAGAGCATCCTGATGAATGACTATACCAGAACTCACACAACAGCCGCACAAAACTCTGCTGTTCTCAGGGAACAAGGAGGAAACCCTTCACAGCGAAGGTCTGCAGGGACAAAGGTCCAATTGCCTGCAGGTG AGCAACTCATGTCAGTGTTGGAGGAGCTTCAGACTTTGAGTGCTACAGTGGTGAACAGCTCTGAAGATTCTGCAGAGGAGGAGGGGCAGGCGTCGACAGCCGACCTGCACAGCTGA
- the cchcr1 gene encoding coiled-coil alpha-helical rod protein 1 isoform X2 codes for MEKHNLGKERLVVPTDFITPAVSGNVQRDLVPPSHFATSVHSTTRGVKMPVTAPPISWTNSGKAAVPPADPSHNNPWFAITQAQQEILELRKENQRIMMLQAESIRERSPADHVPVFRERAADRSEKWMSEWCLETEKHKAEAERLKGQVEAIKETADRHRDEMRDKDSIMNRQVRELEALREELCKTRSDLGQVREELSHSNAQQDKIRSQLENLNRDSSAEIAKLRRDAERSKEEVQALRLKADMSRKQAEEAAKQQILRLSEQLEDLQKNQEVELQQLNTSHCAELDAARKANNELQARLQSMASEVLQLKSSLIDASTERDGLKEHLSQIGQAFETQSATLQSLRNYIGQLAPEKGEKERLNEAVERLNKEKAALQMTTELLTIRLNSVNEILALQEEKMVKKTLTDPLVKNGSESLQVLQLWREKVFKLCVQLRSKDIELRSEKEELLSRVRSIEQQLQQEQHRATVLKHSLDDRIAELDLEKVEKETLKQDLALAQKENSQLKSQGQKAEDELATLKEAVQRFSLAFESKVAEVNAAQARLNIATQRLTFAKRQVETVQVLIMRRVALQKVQQASKQAEQAADSIRNLQTELSLVCEERDKLTQELKRTPELIEKALADLKEQYESRTMQQQQELEQSWMEVRQAVAGREEAQQSLQQIQAQLEESRVNLEKLRSELFSQQEHSEQALQERVSEIEQCCAEKLREMEVQVNTARREHTKAVMTLRHFERQAAKKQDHIKETEQREYTKREVQNKQLRDMEKDTNRLLLSGSESILMNDYTRTHTTAAQNSAVLREQGGNPSQRRSAGTKVQLPAGEQLMSVLEELQTLSATVVNSSEDSAEEEGQASTADLHS; via the exons ATGGAGAAACACAACTTGGGAAAAGAAAGGCTCGTTGTACCCACGGATTTCATCACACCGGCGGTTTCGG GCAATGTCCAAAGAGATCTGGTCCCCCCATCACATTTTGCAACCAGTGTTCACTCCACTACTAGAGGAGTTAAGATGCCAGTAACAGCACCACCCATTTCCTGGACAAACTCCGGTAAAGCAGCTGTACCACCTGCGGATCCCAGCCACAATAATCCATGGTTCGCCATCACTCAAGCTCAGCAGGAAATCTTGGAGCTGAGGAAGGAAAATCAGAGGATCATGATGTTACAAGCAGAAAGTATAAGAGAACGGAGCCCTGCAGATCATGTGCCAGTTTTTAGAGAAAG GGCTGCAGATAGAAGTGAAAAGTGGATGTCTGAGTGGTGTCTGGAAACAGAGAAGCATAAGGCTGAAGCAGAGAGGTTAAAGGGGCAGGTGGAGGCTATAAaagaaacagcagacagacacagGGATGAGATGAGAGACAAAGACAGCATCATGAACAG ACAAGTCCGTGAGTTGGAAGCTCTGCGTGAGGAGCTGTGTAAGACCAGAAGTGATCTCGGCCAAGTCAGAGAGGAGCTCTCTCACAGCAATGCACAGCAGGACAAAATAAGATCACAG CTTGAAAATCTAAACAGAGACTCAAGTGCAGAAATTGCAAAGCTGAGGAGGGATGCAGAGCGAAGCAAAGAGGAAGTCCAGGCGCTCCGTCTGAAGGCAGATATGAGCAGAAAACAGGCTGAGGAAGCAGCCAAGCAACAGATCCTCAGACTGTCAGAGCAACTAGAGGACCTGCAAAAGAATCAGGAGGTGGAG CTGCAACAGTTGAATACCTCCCACTGTGCAGAGCTGGATGCAGCTAGAAAAGCAAACAATGAACTACAGGCCCGGCTTCAATCAATGGCTTCAGAAGTGTTGCAGCTGAAAAGCAGTCTGATAGATGCATCTACTGAGAGAGATGGGCTGAAAGAACATTTGAG tcaaATTGGACAAGCGTTTGAGACACAATCTGCAACACTGCAAAGCCTTAGAAATTACATCGGCCAACTTGCCCCAGAGAAAGGAGAGAAGGAGCGACTAAATGAAGCTGTTGAG AGGCTTAACAAAGAGAAAGCAGCACTTCAGATGACCACAGAGCTGTTGACGATCAGACTTAACTCTGTCAATGAAATACTAGCCCTCCAGGAGGAGAAAATGGTAAAGAAG ACCTTGACAGACCCACTTGTGAAGAATGGATCTGAAAGCCTTCAAGTGCTTCAGCTCTGGAGAGAAAAGGTCTTCAAGTTGTGTGTCCAGCTTCGCTCAAAGGACATTGAACTAAGAAGCGAAAAAGAAGAACTTCTTTCAAGA GTTAGATCCATAGAGCAGCAGCTTCAGCAGGAGCAGCACCGGGCCACTGTACTCAAACACAGTCTGGATGACAGGATAGCTGAGCTAGACCTGGAGAAAGTGGAAAAGGAG ACGTTAAAGCAGGATTTGGCCTTGGCTCAAAAAGAAAACTCTCAGCTGAAGTCACAGGGGCAAAAAGCTGAGGATGAGCTAGCAACACTGAAGGAAGCAGTGCAAAG GTTCAGTTTGGCATTTGAAAGTAAAGTGGCAGAGGTGAACGCAGCTCAGGCAAGACTCAACATTGCTACCCAGCGGCTAACCTTTGCTAAAAGACAAGTGGAGACAGTCCAAG TGCTGATCATGCGGAGGGTAGCACTTCAGAAAGTGCAGCAGGCGAGTAAACAGGCCGAACAGGCTGCTGACAG CATCAGAAACCTCCAGACAGAACTCAGTTTGGTGTGTGAAGAGAGAGACAAGCTTACACAGGAACTGAAAAGAACCCCGGAGCTTATTGAGAAAGCTCTGGCTGATCTGAAAGAACAGT ACGAGAGCCGTAcgatgcagcagcagcaggagctgGAGCAGAGCTGGATGGAGGTCCGGCAGGCTGTTGCTGGCAGAGAGGAGGCCCAGCAGAGCCTGCAGCAGATTCAAGCCCAGCTGGAGGAGAGCAGGGTCAACCTGGAGAAACTCCGATCTGAGCTGTTCAGCCAGCAAGAGCACAGTGAACAAG ccCTGCAGGAGAGAGTGTCTGAGATCGAGCAATGCTGTGCTGAGAAGCTGAGAGAGATGGAGGTTCAAGTCAACACTGCCAGGAGAGAGCACACCAAAGCAG TAATGACTTTGCGGCACTTTGAGAGACAGGCAGCAAAGAAACAGGACCATATAAAAGAAACTGAACAAAGGGAGTATACAAAGAGGGAGGTACAGAACAAACAACTGAGAGACATGGAGAAGGACACAAATCGACTTTTG TTGAGTGGTTCTGAGAGCATCCTGATGAATGACTATACCAGAACTCACACAACAGCCGCACAAAACTCTGCTGTTCTCAGGGAACAAGGAGGAAACCCTTCACAGCGAAGGTCTGCAGGGACAAAGGTCCAATTGCCTGCAGGTG AGCAACTCATGTCAGTGTTGGAGGAGCTTCAGACTTTGAGTGCTACAGTGGTGAACAGCTCTGAAGATTCTGCAGAGGAGGAGGGGCAGGCGTCGACAGCCGACCTGCACAGCTGA